One genomic window of Meles meles chromosome 3, mMelMel3.1 paternal haplotype, whole genome shotgun sequence includes the following:
- the LOC123938697 gene encoding immunity-related GTPase family M protein 1-like, with translation MTQPNQYLHTPLSTSFTPALQYNTGWTVLPKATATNTEKALVEAKLLGVVSVAREILEIASSAPVRIAVTGDSGNGMSSFINALRGIGHEQEDSAPTGVVGTTQIPTCYFFSHFPNVELWDLPGIGAGTQTLGNYLAEMQFSLYDLFIIIASEQFSMNLVKLAKAIQGQGKKSYIVWTKLDRDISTRTLSEERLLQNIRENIWETLQKEGVHKPIIFLVSSFDPLLNDFPELRDTLHRDISDIRYHCPLEKLSDTCEKVINDKVTSLQGQIASNSFQDVLGIQNADDLAECLMAYHLFFGVDDESLQQMAQSMGKPVEEYKAIMKSQDLHTVLTGDRILSFMNCNTASYLYSILRHIPFFGDTALNYLRVWKHRHFLEIVAKDTRTIMKKILTDSII, from the coding sequence ATGACACAGCCCAATCAGTACCTTCACACGCCATTGTCTACATCCTTCACCCCTGCTCTGCAGTACAATACAGGATGGACAGTCTTACCTAAGGCAACTGCCACAAACACTGAAAAGGCACTGGTAGAAGCGAAGTTGCTGGGGGTGGTCTCTGTGGCTAGGGAAATCCTGGAGATAGCATCCAGTGCCCCAGTGAGAATTGCTGTCACTGGGGACTCTGGCAATGGCATGTCTTCCTTCATCAATGCACTGAGGGGAATTGGGCATGAACAGGAAGACTCAGCTCCCACTGGGGTGGTGGGGACCACTCAGATTCCCACTTGCTACTTTTTCTCCCACTTTCCCAATGTGGAGTTGTGGGACCTACCTGGAATAGGAGCAGGTACCCAAACCCTGGGGAACTATCTAGCGGAGATGCAGTTTAGTCTGTATGATCTCTTCATCATCATTGCATCGGAACAGTTCAGCATGAATCTCGTGAAGCTTGCCAAAGCCATCCAGGGACAGGGAAAGAAGTCCTACATTGTCTGGACCAAGCTGGACAGGGACATCAGCACACGTACCCTCTCAGAGGAACGACTCCTGCAGAATATCCGAGAGAATATTTGGGAAACTCTCCAAAAGGAGGGAGTGCACAAACCCATCATATTCCTGGTCTCCAGCTTTGACCCTTTATTGAATGACTTCCCAGAGCTTAGGGATACCTTGCACAGGGACATCTCTGATATCAGGTACCATTGTCCTCTAGAGAAACTGTCTGACACCTGTGAGAAGGTCATTAATGACAAAGTGACCTCTTTGCAGGGGCAAATCGCTTCAAATTCTTTCCAGGACGTCCTTGGCATCCAGAATGCAGATGATCTGGCAGAGTGTCTGATGGCCTACCACTTGTTTTTTGGTGTGGATGATGAGTCTCTCCAGCAGATGGCCCAGAGTATGGGGAAACCTGTGGAGGAGTACAAGGCTATTATGAAGTCTCAGGATCTGCACACTGTCCTCACTGGGGACAGGATATTATCTTTCATGAATTGTAATACAGCCTCTTACTTATATTCAATTCTGAGACACATCCCATTCTTCGGTGATACTGCTCTCAACTACCTGAGAGTGTGGAAACACAGACACTTCCTTGAAATAGTTGCCAAGGACACCAGGACCATCATGAAGAAAATCCTCACAGACTCCATCATCTGA